One window from the genome of Hydractinia symbiolongicarpus strain clone_291-10 chromosome 1, HSymV2.1, whole genome shotgun sequence encodes:
- the LOC130626799 gene encoding uncharacterized protein K02A2.6-like → MGLYISDALLLSEEYSLSDDRQILQIGDEDSKNSWRGIFHNYKAISRETRRVNFRIKTTNFVDSYCAKGNFARLSFVISSDSYTSIPPFDPNGEPTSVGQRWTKWQTSLKYYILASGVRDDERKRAILLHMIGPKCQEIFETFSDPGTTFEEALHKFDEHFSVKKNIPFERHKFHQASQQVGESTDQFITRLRQLSLYCEYGSETDNEIRDMVIAKTSNIKFRKRLLMETDLNLQKTQDLGRLFESAEHQNKEIANGKQTQHDTEEESSEQINKLHGRRPPHRSHRKHNAPPHRNNPTKSFNKPECGRCGMKNHKSHECRRSRDKTCNKCGIKGHFAKMCRTKNKQQVHQTNHENSDDEDEDIYLYKMNTTKSNNFPVLQHPACTFKATVAANHHKILAKFYVIPGQGGNLLGHKTAEQLDLLRIGPATTPINYRTFQLGSRSLSKGIPVSTEQVLNKNNKVFKGMGKLNNFKQKLHIDPDVTPIQQPTRRLPFHTRKKVEAELDRLLKLDIIEPVNGPTSWVSPIVAVPKKNGKIRLCVDMRRANTAIIREKHPIPKLEEILPLLNGATVFSKIDLREGYHQIELAEESRNITAFITHKGIFRYKRLIYGISSAFEHFQKNIEMVIADCEGAKNISDDIFIWGKTQAEHDRNLDKVLRNLSENGLRVNPEKCEFSKNKILFSGYTLTTDGISPDPSKVTAVNKFKTPTTSTEVRSFLGLVNYCSQFIKDYSTLSAPLRKLTKKNTPFIWTDLEQKSFDLLKEKLCTSETMAFYNPEAETDIIVDASPYGLGAILTQKQKDGNFKPVAYGSRALTPVEQRYSQTEREALAVAFGCTHFHFFIYDRDFDITTDHKSLLHVMSPTSTSPPPRIQRWLLRIQGYNYKLKYISGAKNAADILSRDPVCTDSEGETDDSIESFINFTAAEAVPKSCNIEEIQDETAKDIILQKVTKAINSKAWPKDSALNPYRHAKHELSFVNNILLKGQRIVIPSTLQQKMLQIAHATHQGTTKTKLLLREKVWWPLMNKQIEDLTLTCHACQVTAPSTTRHEPSQPTEIPKQPWNTIAMDIQGPYPSGDNLLVLIDYRSRYPIVSSIKNTGVQNIINVMKRTFSIFGYPKTIVTDNGSQFTSFKFSRYLQQHGIKHRRTTPYWPQANGEVERFNRTLKRHNQTAVITGKDWRKTLDTFLLSYRTTPHTVTKVPPATLMFGRPLTNDLPDVSQLVKSNSELDIEVNKNDEKHKQKSKENTDQNRKAKTVTFEVGQKVLLKNLTDNKNKLSPPWLKEVFTIIKVYKRSIMVRNKEGKTFLRANGHAKLYRSAKGKQSSVSNARNRADPCTCSSNANFDENQQSKPNDGHNKEEDLYEKKNHKNGAKTYPKRQRKTTERYVIINPKRKKKT, encoded by the exons ATGGGATT GTATATATCGGATGCC CTTCTTTTATCAGAAGAATACTCTTTATCTGATGATAGACAAATACTACAAATTGGCGACGAGGATTCCAAGAACTCATGGAGAGGTATATTTCATAATTACAAAGCAATCTCGCGTGAAACAAGACGTGTGAATTTTcgaatcaaaacaacaaattttgttGACTCTTACTGTGCGAAAGGAAACTTTGCTAGGCTGTCCTTTGTAATTTCAAGCGATAGTTATACTT CCATACCACCCTTTGACCCAAATGGAGAACCGACTTCAGTTGGTCAACGATGGACGAAATGGCAGACCAGTCTTAAATACTACATACTAGCAAGTGGAGTTAGGGATGATGAAAGAAAGAGGGCAATTTTACTCCACATGATTGGACCTAAATGCCAGGaaatatttgaaactttctctgatCCTGGAACAACATTTGAAGAAGCCCTCCATAAATTTGATGAACATTTTTCAGTCAAAAAGAACATACCTTTCGAAAGGCATAAATTTCACCAAGCCTCACAACAAGTAGGGGAAAGTACGGATCAATTCATTACCCGTCTACGACAACTTTCCTTATATTGTGAATATGGATCAGAAACTGACAATGAAATCCGAGACatggtcatagcaaaaacatcgAATATTAAATTCCGCAAACGTTTACTTATGGAAACTGATTTGAATCTCCAGAAAACACAGGACCTTGGACGACTTTTTGAATCTGCAGAAcaccaaaacaaagaaatagctAATGGTAAACAAACACAACATGACACTGAAGAAGAAAGCTCTGAACAAATCAACAAACTACATGGGCGTAGACCACCTCATCGTAGCCATAGGAAACACAATGCACCACCACATCGGAACAACCCAACCAAATCATTCAACAAACCAGAATGTGGTCGCTGTGGTATGAAGAACCACAAAAGTCATGAATGTCGGAGATCAAGAGATAAAACATGTAACAAATGTGGTATTAAAGgacattttgcaaaaatgtgCCGCACCAAAAATAAACAGCAAGTTCATCAAACCAACCATGAAAACTCTGATGACGAAGATGAGGATATCTACCTATACAAGATGAACACTACGAAGTCAAATAACTTCCCCGTTCTA CAACATCCAGCTTGTACCTTCAAAGCTACAGTTGCAGCAAATCACCATAAAATACTAGCAAAATTCTACGTAATACCTGGTCAAGGAGGCAATTTACTTGGTCACAAAACAGCTGAGCAGCTAGATCTATTACGAATTGGACCAGCTACAACACCCATCAACTATAGAACATTCCAGTTAGGTAGCAGAAGTCTGTCAAAAGGCATACCAGTATCAACAGAACAAGtcctcaacaaaaacaacaaggtaTTCAAAGGAATGGGAAAACTTAACAACTTCAAACAGAAACTCCATATTGATCCAGATGTCACCCCCATCCAGCAACCAACTAGGAGACTGCCGTTTCACACCAGAAAGAAAGTTGAAGCAGAGCTCGATAGACTGCTGAAATTAGATATCATTGAGCCAGTTAATGGACCAACTTCGTGGGTTTCACCAATTGTCGCAGTACCTAAGAAAAATGGCAAAATTAGATTGTGTGTGGACATGCGCAGAGCAAACACTGCCATTATCAGAGAGAAGCATCCTATTCCAAAACTGGAAGAAATCCTACCATTATTAAATGGAGCCACTGTCTTCTCAAAAATTGACCTGCGAGAAGGCTACCATCAAATTGAGTTAGCCGAAGAAAGCAGAAACATTACTGCCTTCATTACCCATAAAGGAATTTTCAGATACAAGCGTCTCATATATGGTATTTCAAGTGCCTTTgaacattttcagaaaaatattgaaatggtAATTGCTGATTGTGAAGGGGCAAAGAACATCTCTGATGATATTTTTATCTGGGGAAAAACACAAGCTGAGCATGACCGCAATCTCGATAAGGTTCTTCGTAATCTTTCTGAGAATGGCCTGCGTGTCAACccagaaaaatgtgagtttagcaagaataaaattttatttagtggATATACTCTCACAACAGATGGCATATCTCCAGACCCTTCCAAAGTCACTGCAGTCAACAAATTCAAAACACCAACAACATCGACAGAAGTCAGATCCTTTCTTGGTCTAGTAAATTATTGCAGTCAGTTCATCAAAGACTACAGTACATTATCAGCTCCACTGAGGAAACTCACCAAGAAAAATACACCATTCATATGGACAGATCTTGAACAGAAATCATTTGATTTACTCAAAGAAAAACTTTGCACTTCTGAAACTATGGCATTTTACAATCCTGAGGCGGAAACAGACATAATTGTTGATGCAAGTCCGTATGGTCTTGGTGCCATACTTACACAGAAACAGAAAGATGGAAACTTCAAGCCGGTAGCATATGGAAGTAGAGCATTAACACCTGTTGAACAGAGATACTCACAAACAGAACGAGAAGCTCTTGCAGTTGCCTTTGGCTGCACACACTTCCACTTTTTCATATATGACCGTGACTTCGATATCACCACTGATCACAAGAGTCTTTTGCACGTAATGTCACCAACTTCCACATCTCCACCACCGAGGATCCAGAGATGGCTTCTTCGCATACAAGGGTATAACTACAAATTAAAATACATTTCTGGTGCCAAAAATGCTGCTGACATACTATCAAGAGACCCTGTTTGTACAGACAGTGAAGGAGAAACTGACGACTCAATTGAATCCTTTATCAACTTTACAGCAGCAGAAGCAGTACCTAAAAGCTGCAATATCGAAGAGATACAAGATGAAACTGCAAAAGACATCATTCTTCAAAAAGTCACCAAAGCCATTAACTCGAAGGCCTGGCCAAAAGATTCTGCTTTGAATCCATACAGACATGCAAAGCATGAGTTATCCTTTGTGAATAACATTTTACTCAAAGGACAACGAATTGTCATCCCAAGCACTCTACAACAGAAAATGTTGCAGATAGCACATGCTACGCATCAAGGAACAACCAAAACTAAACTACTATTACGTGAAAAAGTTTGGTGGCCGCTGATGAACAAACAAATCGAAGATCTAACACTTACCTGTCATGCCTGCCAAGTAACTGCACCCTCCACCACCAGGCATGAACCGTCACAACCAACAGAAATTCCCAAACAACCTTGGAACACTATTGCAATGGACATTCAAGGCCCTTATCCCTCTGGTGACAACCTGTTAGTTTTGATTGATTACAGATCCAGATACCCAATAGTTTCTTCTATCAAGAACACTGGTGTGCAAAACATAATAAATGTTATGAAGCGAACCTTTAGTATTTTTGGTTATCCAAAAACAATTGTAACTGACAATGGTTCACAATTCACGTCCTTCAAATTCAGCCGATACCTTCAACAACATGGTATAAAACACCGGCGTACAACTCCATACTGGCCACAAGCTAATGGTGAGGTTGAGAGATTTAACCGCACATTGAAGCGACACAATCAAACTGCTGTCATCACTGGAAAGGATTGGCGTAAAACTCTTGACACATTCCTTTTGAGTTACCGAACCACACCTCATACCGTAACTAAAGTTCCACCTGCAACACTGATGTTCGGTAGACCGCTAACGAATGATCTTCCTGACGTTAGTCAACTTGTGAAAAGCAACAGTGAATTGGATATAGAAGTAAACAAGAATGATGAAAAGCACAAACAGAAATCCAAGGAAAACACCGACCAGAACCGCAAGGCAAAAACTGTCACTTTTGAAGTCGGACAAAAGGTATTGTTGAAAAATCTTaccgacaacaaaaacaaactttcaccGCCCTGGTTAAAGGAAGTCTTCACCATCATTAAAGTATACAAACGAAGCATCATGGTTCGAAACAAGGAAGGAAAAACGTTTCTACGAGCAAACGGACACGCGAAACTGTATAGATCTGCGAAGGGTAAGCAATCGAGTGTTTCTAACGCGCGAAACAGGGCAGACCCTTGTACCTGCTCAAGCAATGCGAATTTTGATGAGAACCAACAATCTAAACCGAATGATGGCCATAACAAAGAAGAAGATCTATACGAAAAGAAAAACCACAAGAACGGTGCAAAAACCTACCCGAAACGACAAAGAAAAACTACAGAGCGTTACGTCATCATCAATCCGAAGCGCAAGAAGAAGACTTag
- the LOC130648828 gene encoding E3 ubiquitin-protein ligase TRIM56-like: MALSKVELAALLECKICLDTYHEPKQLNCGHTYCQGCLDGILLFMEDGSAELSCPVRCTKKTTITHEQTTSSLMKVFTLTGILDKVSPGEKVNSLCQQSKDCNQMINYSCTKCSLKIFEKCQNFHSCSNKSYINVIFNQKLQELQPFCKQHDSLAKFACTDCENLLTCVYCKHRQHKNHRIKLIDDFGLEAKKWFQSFITSFNETKVVLEKLTRKYGDALTNLEKEREVFVQKLKERKLKRLDEYLKIINKEEEDLLRIFDEKSEEFKAKLTCDGFVDNKKVQEFTDYVQAFNLKSHFELVTEKLEIERQLRRLSSFPRTIPTFNSHLHQMNEADILSNPLGEINISIDDVTTVGVDLNECSVYRNLIDEVETQPNYSQLTTDLMNLVESLKKYEKPIVNPRSGKQPQNDVKPISFQLAKKRYSFKGMKVFMWWR; encoded by the exons atggctttatcaaaagtTGAGCTTGCTGCGTTGTTGGAATGCAAGATTTGTTTAGACACCTATCATGAGCCTAAACAACTGAACTGCGGGCACACTTATTGTCAAGGTTGTCTAGatggtattttattatttatggaAGATGGGAGTGCTGAACTGTCTTGTCCAGTGAGGTGTACTAAAAAGACAACAATTACTCACGAACAAACAACATCCTCATTAATGAAAGTGTTTACATTAACTGGCATTTTGGACAAAGT CTCCCCTGGTGAAAAAGTTAATTCTTTATGTCAGCAAAGTAAAGACTGCAACCAGATGATCAACTATTCCTGTACAAAATGCAGTTTAAAGATCTTTGAAAAATGTCAAAACTTTCATTCTTGTTCCAACAAATCATATATCAATGTCATTTTCAATCAAAAACTGCAAGAACTCCAACCATTTTGTAAGCAACATGACTCGCTTGCCAAATTTGCCTGTACCGATTGTGAAAATTTGTTAACATGTGTTTATTGCAAACACCGACAACATAAGAATCACAGAATTAAATTGATAGATGATTTTGGCCTGGAAGCCAAAAAGTGGTTTCAGTCGTTTATTACATCATTCAATGAAACAAAAGTGGTGTTGGAAAAGTTAACAAGAAAATACGGTGACGCTTTAACAAATTTGGAGAAAGAAAGGGAAgtatttgttcaaaaattaaaagaaagaaagttaaaacGACTAGACGAATAtctcaaaataataaataaagaagaagaagatctaTTGCGGATATTCGATGAGAAGTCTGAagaatttaaagcaaaattgaCTTGTGATGGTTTTGTCGACAATAAGAAAGTACAAGAATTTACAGATTACGTTCaagcttttaatttaaaatctcattttgaGTTAGTTACTGAAAAGTTGGAAATTGAACGACAACTTCGCAGGCTATCCTCGTTTCCAAGAACTATCCCAACATTCAATTCACATCTTCATCAAATGAACGAAGCAGATATTTTGTCAAATCCATTGGGCgaaataaatatttcaatagATGACGTCACCACTGTTGGTGTAGATCTCAATGAATGTTCTGTTTATAGAAACTTGATTGATGAAGTTGAAACCCAACCCAACTATTCACAATTAACAACTGATCTAATGAACTTAGTAGAAAGTCTGAAAA aGTACGAGAAACCAATTGTAAATCCTCGTTCTGGAAAACAACCACAGAA TGATGTAAAGCCAATAAGTTTCCAGCTTGCTAAGAAGCGTTACTCTTTTAAAGGTATGAAGGTTTTTATGTGGTGGAGATAA
- the LOC130626960 gene encoding myotrophin-like, with product MMFFLFTKIYVIYNAVESKNGDVKTFQSILIDQPSIVKMRGVYETTLLMQAVCYNTSSIVKCLINAGSDVNTVDKNKWNAYHYSVCCGHHDVLKVLINHDVTNINNVSSNNNTPLHFASRDGHTDCVKLLSSIPHIDVNIRNKQNKTVYDVTCNNTIKRLLQEH from the exons ATGATGTTCtttttattcacaaaaatttatGTAATATATAACGCGGTGGAAAg TAAAAATGGCGATGTCAAGACATTTCAATCAATTCTTATTGATCAACCAAGTATCGTTAAAATGAGAGGTGTTTATGAAACAACACTGTTGATGCAAGCTGTATGTTACAATACATCATCAATAGTGAAATGTTTGATTAATGCTGGTAGTGATGTGAATACTGTGGATAAAAATAAATGGAATGCATATCACTACAGTGTGTGTTGTGGTCATCATgatgttttgaaagttttgaTTAATCATGACGTCACAAATATAAACAATGTAAGCAGTAACAATAACACACCATTACATTTTGCATCTCGTGATGGTCATACTGATTGTGTGAAGTTGTTGTCGTCGATCCCACACATTGATGTTAATATACGGAACAAACAGAACAAAACTGTTTATGATGTTACTTGTAATAACACTATCAAACGTTTATTACAAGAACATTAG